In Carya illinoinensis cultivar Pawnee chromosome 7, C.illinoinensisPawnee_v1, whole genome shotgun sequence, the following are encoded in one genomic region:
- the LOC122316554 gene encoding LOW QUALITY PROTEIN: receptor protein kinase CLAVATA1-like (The sequence of the model RefSeq protein was modified relative to this genomic sequence to represent the inferred CDS: inserted 1 base in 1 codon), whose product MTTSFTFSILVHVAFVFLLFSPCCSTYANDLQVLLKLKSAMTGTNVSALLDWEDSSSPTAHCSFSGVSCDEDSRVVSLNVSLTPLFGFIPPEIGLLKKLVSLTIAGGNLTGRLPVEMANLTSLKVLNISNNVFSGNFPGKITLGMTELEVIDTYNNNFSGPLPAEFVNLKRLKHLSLGGNFFSGPIPEIYADIQSLEYLGLNGNSHTGKFPASLSRLNNLKEMYVGYFNAYDGGIPPELGSLSSLELLDMASCNLTGEIPKSLSLLKNLHTLFLQINRLTGYIPPEFSALRSLKSLDLSINELTGEIPETLSELKNITLINLFKNKLYGPIPPFVGDLPNLEVLQIWENNFTLELPENLGRNGKLKLLDVATNHFTGLIPRDLCKGGQLKTLILIENFFFGPIPEELGECKSLTRIRIMKNQLNGTIPAGIFNLPLAEVIEVNDNHFSGELSSEFSGDKLGILRISGNQITGKIPPGIRNLKSLQTLDLEMNRFDGEIPNEIFHLPAITSINISANNISGEIPASISTCTSLTSADFSRNNLFGEIPVGISKLKDLSVLNFSRNQLTGQIPGEIGLMTSLTTLDLSDNNLVGNIPTVGQFLVFNDSSFAGNPNLCSPRHASCPSLSGTPGQGSGRGHNNSGSWKLIIIVIAIVTALLLGLVTAYGMRKKKLQKSRAWRLTAFQSLDFKAEDVLECLKEENIIGKGGAGIVYRGPRRSVPNGVDVAIKRLVGRGSGLSDHGFSAEIKTLGRIKHRNIVRLLGYVSNKDTNLLLYEYMPNGSLGELLHGSKGGHLQWDMRYKIAEEAAKGLCYLHHDCSPLIIHRDVKSNNILLDSDFEAHVADFGLAKFLQDAGASECMSSIAGSYGYIAPEYAYTLKVDEKSDVYSFGVVLLELIAGRKPVGEFGDGVDIVRWVRITTSELSELSQPSDAASVLAVVDPRLSGYPLTGVIHLFKIALMCVEDESSARPTMREVVHRLSHLPXVSPKPHQPLTITWS is encoded by the exons ATGACGACCTCTTTCACTTTTTCCATATTGGTTCATGTCGcctttgttttccttcttttctctccGTGCTGTTCTACGTACGCTAATGATCTTCAAGTGCTGTTGAAGCTAAAGTCCGCCATGACTGGAACCAATGTTTCGGCCCTGTTGGACTGGGAGGACTCCTCGTCACCAACAGCCCATTGTTCCTTCTCTGGAGTCTCATGTGACGAGGACTCGAGGGTTGTTTCTCTTAACGTGTCACTTACTCCTCTCTTCGGCTTCATTCCCCCGGAGATTGGGTTACTGAAAAAACTTGTCAGCCTCACCATCGCCGGTGGCAATCTCACGGGGAGACTTCCTGTGGAAATGGCGAACCTCACGTCACTCAAGGTACTCAACATCTCCAACAACGTCTTCAGCGGAAACTTTCCCGGAAAAATCACCCTCGGAATGACGGAGCTCGAGGTTATCGACACTTACAACAATAACTTCTCCGGACCGCTGCCGGCGGAGTTCGTGAACTTGAAAAGGCTCAAGCACCTTAGTCTCGGAGGCAACTTCTTCTCTGGTCCGATTCCGGAGATTTACGCCGACATTCAGAGCCTCGAGTACTTGGGCCTGAACGGCAACTCACATACGGGGAAGTTCCCAGCGAGTCTCAGTCGGTTAAATaatctcaaagaaatgtacgTAGGCTACTTTAACGCTTACGATGGAGGTATTCCGCCGGAGTTGGGATCGCTCAGCTCGCTTGAACTCCTCGACATGGCGAGCTGTAACCTCACCGGAGAGATTCCCAAGAGTCTGAGCCTTTTGAAGAACTTGCACACGTTGTTTCTACAAATCAATCGACTCACAGGTTATATACCCCCCGAATTCTCTGCTTTACGCAGCTTGAAATCACTCGATCTCTCTATCAACGAACTCACCGGAGAGATCCCGGAGACCCTCTCGGAGCTTAAGAACATTACGCTAATCAATTTGTTTAAGAACAAGCTTTACGGCCCAATCCCGCCCTTCGTTGGAGACCTTCCAAATCTTGAAGTTCTTCAGATATGGGAGAACAATTTCACGCTCGAACTGCCCGAGAACTTGGGTCGAAACGGGAAGCTCAAGCTCCTCGATGTGGCTACCAATCATTTCACCGGTTTGATTCCTCGCGATTTATGCAAAGGAGGGCAGTTGAAGACGCTGATCCTGATAGAGAATTTCTTCTTCGGACCAATCCCCGAAGAGCTTGGCGAATGCAAGTCTCTTACCAGGATCCGAATCATGAAGAACCAACTCAACGGAACGATTCCGGCAGGGATTTTCAATTTGCCGTTGGCAGAAGTGATCGAGGTCAATGATAACCACTTCTCTGGAGAGCTTTCCTCCGAGTTCTCTGGGGACAAACTCGGCATTCTCAGGATCTCAGGAAATCAAATCACTGGAAAAATTCCTCCGGGAATCAGAAATCTCAAGAGTTTGCAGACCTTAGATTTAGAAATGAACAGGTTTGACGGGGAGATTCCGAATGAAATCTTTCATCTACCAGCGATCACTAGTATCAACATAAGCGCCAACAATATCAGTGGCGAAATTCCGGCTTCGATTTCAACCTGTACTTCTTTGACGTCCGCGGATTTCAGTCGAAACAATCTGTTCGGTGAAATTCCCGTAGGGATTTCCAAATTGAAGGATCTCAGCGTTCTCAATTTCTCGAGAAACCAACTGACGGGCCAAATCCCCGGTGAGATCGGATTAATGACGAGTCTCACCACCTTGGATCTTTCTGATAATAATCTCGTGGGAAATATTCCCACCGTTGGGCAGTTTTTAGTTTTCAACGATAGCTCGTTTGCTGGGAACCCCAATCTCTGTTCGCCACGTCATGCGTCCTGCCCGTCCTTGTCGGGAACTCCGGGGCAGGGCTCCGGTCGGGGGCATAATAACTCCGGTTCATGGAAGCTCATCATTATCGTGATTGCGATCGTAACGGCTCTGTTATTGGGGCTCGTCACGGCTTACGGGATGCGCAAAAAGAAACTCCAGAAATCTCGGGCTTGGAGGCTTACCGCGTTCCAAAGTCTCGATTTCAAAGCTGAGGACGTGCTCGAGTGCCTGAAGGAAGAAAACATAATCGGCAAAGGTGGTGCCGGGATCGTCTATCGTGGCCCTCGTAGGTCCGTGCCTAACGGCGTTGACGTGGCGATCAAACGGTTGGTGGGTAGGGGTTCCGGGCTGAGCGACCACGGATTCTCGGCCGAAATCAAGACTCTGGGGCGGATCAAACACCGAAATATCGTGAGGCTGTTGGGGTACGTTTCGAACAAGGATACGAACCTGTTGCTCTATGAGTACATGCCCAATGGGAGCTTGGGTGAGCTATTGCATGGATCAAAAGGAGGCCATTTGCAGTGGGATATGAGGTACAAGATAGCCGAAGAGGCTGCCAAGGGCCTGTGTTATCTTCACCATGACTGTTCGCCGCTGATTATTCACAGGGATGTGAAGTCCAATAACATTCTACTGGACTCGGATTTCGAGGCTCATGTGGCTGATTTCGGACTCGCCAAGTTCTTGCAGGACGCTGGAGCCTCCGAGTGCATGTCCTCCATTGCTGGCTCGTATGGTTACATCGCCCCAG AGTACGCTTACACGCTGAAAGTGGACGAGAAAAGCGACGTGTACAGCTTTGGTGTGGTGCTGCTGGAGCTTATTGCAGGGAGGAAGCCGGTGGGGGAGTTTGGCGATGGCGTGGACATAGTGAGATGGGTGAGGATAACCACATCAGAACTCTCAGAACTCTCACAGCCGTCCGATGCAGCATCCGTCCTGGCAGTGGTGGACCCAAGGCTGAGTGGGTACCCTCTGACAGGTGTCATACACCTGTTCAAGATAGCTTTGATGTGTGTTGAGGATGAGAGCTCTGCCAGACCCACCATGAGGGAAGTCGTTCACAGgctcagccatcttc cagtCTCCCCCAAGCCTCATCAACCTTTAACTATAACATGGTCTTGA